A stretch of Camelina sativa cultivar DH55 chromosome 18, Cs, whole genome shotgun sequence DNA encodes these proteins:
- the LOC104760763 gene encoding L-type lectin-domain containing receptor kinase S.6-like: MNHHSLPFLFFLHLILFLSQDFPTFSHRFSPPLHNLTLYGDAYFRDRTISLTRQQPCFPSATTSPSNPSPSGYGRALYVYPIKFLEPSTNTTASFSCRFSFSIIASPSCPFGDGFAFLITSKADSLVFSNGFFGLPNPDDSDSSVIAVEFDTRFDPGNGDINDNHVGIDVNSIVSVASVDALSKGFDLKSGREMMAWIEYSDALKLIRVWVGYSRVKPTSPVLATQIDLYGKVKEYMHVGFSASNAATGPGSALHIVERWKFTTFGSHSDAIQEEEEEEECSVCSDAIHRKGFDYRVSVVGLKIPFWSLLPGLAAIVILVAFIVLSLICGKKRISEGADTNSGLNRMPGRLSLAEIKSATSGFNENTIVGQGASATVYKGSIPSIGSVAVKRFDREHWPQCNRNPFTTEFTTMTGYLRHKNLVQFQGWCSEGTETALVFEYLPNGSLSEFLHRKPPSDPSEEFTVLSWKQRVNIILGVASALIYLHEECERQIIHRDVKTCNIMLDTDFNAKLGDFGLAEIYEHNALLARRAPTLPAGTMGYLAPEYVYTGVPSEKSDVYSFGVVILEVCTGRRPVGDDGTVLVELMWSLWETGKVLDGADIMLREEFDAEEMERVLMVGMVCAHPDSEKRPRVKEAVRIIRGEAPSPVLPVRRPLLRIRSAIEAEEIIADGLGGDDLSWMTPKSNFS, encoded by the coding sequence ATGAATCATCActctcttccttttctcttcttcctccacctAATCCTCTTCCTTTCCCAAGATTTCCCCACGTTTTCTCACCGTTTCTCGCCGCCACTACACAACTTAACTCTCTACGGCGACGCCTACTTCCGAGACCGTACAATCTCCCTCACCCGACAACAACCCTGCTTTCCCTCCGCCACAACATCTCCGTCAAACCCATCTCCCTCCGGCTACGGACGAGCTCTCTACGTTTACCCAATAAAGTTTCTCGAACCTTCAACAAACACAACCGCTTCTTTCTCTTGccgcttctccttctccatcatcGCTTCACCTTCTTGCCCTTTTGGTGACGGTTTCGCTTTCTTGATCACATCCAAAGCTGACTCCTTGGTCTTCTCTAATGGCTTCTTTGGCCTACCAAACCCGGATGATTCTGATTCTTCCGTCATCGCCGTCGAGTTTGATACTCGGTTTGACCCGGGTAACGGCGATATTAACGATAACCACGTTGGGATTGATGTTAATTCGATCGTCTCTGTTGCTTCTGTTGATGCGTTATCAaaagggtttgatctcaagAGTGGGAGAGAGATGATGGCGTGGATTGAGTATAGTGATGCTCTTAAACTCATTAGGGTTTGGGTTGGGTATTCACGTGTTAAGCCTACGAGTCCTGTTTTAGCAACACAGATTGATCTCTATGGTAAAGTAAAGGAGTATATGCACGTTGGTTTCTCTGCTTCAAATGCTGCTACGGGTCCTGGGTCAGCTTTGCACATCGTTGAGCGGTGGAAATTTACGACCTTTGGGTCTCATTCTGATGCGATtcaggaagaggaggaggaggaagagtgtTCGGTCTGCTCTGATGCGATCCATCGTAAAGGTTTCGATTACAGGGTTTCAGTTGTTGGATTAAAGATCCCATTTTGGAGTCTTTTACCTGGTTTGGCTGCAATTGTTATTCTCGTGGCGTTTATTGTTTTATCATTGATTTGTGGCAAGAAAAGGATTAGTGAAGGAGCTGATACGAATTCGGGGCTTAATCGGATGCCGGGAAGGTTGTCCTTGGCTGAGATCAAATCGGCGACATCAGGATTCAACGAGAACACAATCGTGGGTCAAGGAGCTTCAGCTACTGTGTACAAAGGCTCTATTCCTTCCATTGGATCTGTGGCTGTGAAGCGTTTTGATCGAGAACACTGGCCACAGTGCAACCGTAACCCTTTCACCACAGAGTTCACAACAATGACTGGTTACTTGCGGCACAAGAATCTGGTTCAGTTCCAGGGTTGGTGCAGTGAAGGAACAGAGACGGCCCTAGTGTTTGAGTACTTGCCCAACGGTAGTTTAAGTGAATTCCTACACAGGAAACCCCCATCGGATCCATCAGAAGAGTTTACAGTCCTCTCTTGGAAGCAGCGGGTAAATATCATTCTGGGTGTGGCTTCTGCACTTATTTATCTACACGAAGAATGTGAGAGACAGATCATCCACCGTGACGTCAAGACCTGTAACATAATGCTTGATACCGATTTTAACGCCAAACTTGGTGATTTCGGGTTAGCTGAGATTTATGAGCACAATGCGTTGCTAGCTAGACGAGCCCCTACACTCCCAGCAGGTACTATGGGTTACTTGGCACCTGAATACGTGTACACAGGTGTACCCTCTGAAAAATCCGACGTGTACAGCTTCGGAGTGGTGATTCTTGAAGTGTGTACAGGGCGTAGGCCGGTGGGGGATGACGGGACGGTGCTCGTAGAGCTGATGTGGAGCCTCTGGGAGACGGGGAAAGTCCTGGATGGTGCTGACATCATGCTGAGGGAAGAGTTTGATGCAGAGGAAATGGAAAGGGTGTTGATGGTTGGGATGGTTTGTGCGCATCCGGACTCTGAGAAGCGGCCAAGGGTGAAAGAGGCTGTGAGGATTATACGCGGGGAGGCGCCATCGCCAGTTCTTCCGGTGAGGAGGCCTTTGCTGAGAATTCGGTCAGCTATTGAAGCTGAAGAGATCATTGCCGATGGTTTGGGTGGGGATGATCTTTCCTGGATGACGCCTAAATCCAATTTTAGCTAA